A part of Portunus trituberculatus isolate SZX2019 unplaced genomic scaffold, ASM1759143v1 PGA_scaffold_499__1_contigs__length_38706, whole genome shotgun sequence genomic DNA contains:
- the LOC123500853 gene encoding histone H2A — MSGRGKGGKVKGKSKSRSSRAGLQFPVGRIHRLLRKGNYAERVGAGAPVYLAAVMEYLAAEVLELAGNAARDNKKTRIIPRHLQLAIRNDEELNKLLSGVTIAQGGVLPNIQAVLLPKKTEKK, encoded by the coding sequence ATGTCCGGACgcggcaaaggaggaaaggtgaagggaaagtcaaAGTCCCGTTCCAGCCGTGCTGGACTCCAGTTCCCGGTCGGCAGGATTCATCGCCTCCTGAGGAAGGGCAACTACGCCGAGCGAGTGGGGGCTGGCGCCCCCGTGTACCTTGCAGCGGTCATGGAGTACCTGGCCGCCGAAGTCCTCGAGCTTGCCGGCAACGCCGCCCGCGACAACAAGAAGACTCGCATCATCCCACGTCACCTGCAGCTGGCCATCCGGAACGACGAGGAACTTAACAAGCTCCTCTCCGGGGTCACCATTGCACAGGGTGGCGTGCTGCCAAACATTCAGGCTGTGCTCCTTCCCAAGAAGACCGAGAAGAAGtaa